A region from the Acyrthosiphon pisum isolate AL4f chromosome A1, pea_aphid_22Mar2018_4r6ur, whole genome shotgun sequence genome encodes:
- the LOC115033683 gene encoding uncharacterized protein LOC115033683: MNLNDEQNYIVNLKLMKITGFYHLISPRAPKYFGFNVYKVTAAIEVMTGIFSIIMLFLSSYYYLDNTNELMSHFMLVVAIFFSTLKIFWVSRNSETIWNNMDMTCINFLLYTGHKKEILKKARAKSISTTILFVILWSSVTVAWSISPFFVKDVYLNIKFKDETRRFRYNSLNYVYPISEEFYNEHFLYFYVVEMLSVVFWGHGTVAYDTFVISICITIAFQLKTIAVSYISLNDKKGDIKNLKDNDLEAMFNLKLLIQDQQNMFKKIKEIYKIFEPVTFVQLAAQSMLIILQAYMIFINHYNGFSLLSVPIIKLIVTVAPNIIHLFITCYLYTNINHQQDSMNFALYSSDWTAMSINYKKMLLFTMRMNDAEKLKLKISLRKIVNLEMFASVMHLTYSIISVLAKSYGNTNTK; encoded by the exons atgaatcTCAATGATGAGCAAAACTATATAGTTAATCtgaagttaatgaaaattactgGTTTCTATCACCTGATAAGTCCACGCGCTCCAAAGTATTTTGGATTCAACGTTTATAAAGTTACAGCTGCAATAGAAGTTATGACTGGTATATTCTCGATTATAATGCTTTTTTTAAGCTCATATTATTACCTGGATAATACTAATGAACTGATGAGTCACTTCATGTTGGTtgtggcaatttttttttcaactttaaaaatattttgggtatCCAGGAATTCAGAAACAATTTGGAATAATATGGATATGACTTGCATCAATTTCCTATTGTACACAGGGcataaaaaagaaatacttaaaaaagcgCGAGCTAAATCAATTTCAACAACAATCCTTTTCGTCATACTTTGGTCTTCTGTGACCGTTGCTTGGTCTATATCACCATTTTTTGTCAAAGacgtatatttgaatattaagttCAAAGATGAAACACGCCGATTCCGCTATAATTCACTTAACTACGTGTATCCAATCAGTGAAGAATTCTACaacgaacattttttatatttttatgtcgtTGAAATGCTCTCAGTCGTATTTTGGGGTCATGGTACAGTGGCGTACGATACTTTTGTGATTTCAATATGTATTACAATTGCATTCCAACTGAAAACAATTGCTGTATCCTACATCAGTCTGAACGACAAAAAGG GTgatataaaaaatcttaaagaTAATGATTTAGAAGccatgtttaatttaaaactattaattcaagaccaacaaaatatgttcaa aaaaataaaagaaatatataaaatatttgaaccaGTGACATTTGTTCAACTAGCTGCTCAATCAATGTTAATTATACTCCAAGCTTATATGATTTTCATA aaccattataatggtttttcattattatcagtTCCGATAATAAAACTGATTGTAACCGTAGCAccaaatataattcatttattcaTCACGTGCTATTTATATACCAACATAAATCATCAA cAGGATTCAATGAACTTCGCATTATATAGTAGTGATTGGACCGCAATGagtatcaattataaaaagatgttattatttactatgcgAATGAATGATGCGGAAAAActgaaactaaaaatatcacTAAGAAAAATAGTAAACTTAGAAATGTTTGCaagt gTAATGCATTTaacgtatagtataatatcggTGTTGGCAAAAAGTTATGGaaatactaatactaaataa
- the LOC100568790 gene encoding ionotropic receptor 93a-like, with product MIHKPYHYTRNNGLDFICFIVPKAETLTRLQILWMTFTVEVWLCVAVTYALMTKSFQIFNKLNLSGGRKISDPFMTSLQVVLGMGVCSLPKHVAGRIFFVSCSVACFVMVILFQASMVTKLSKETSHKEIDTLEELDKSGMEIRTSLRYVRDALAIYSTTKSLANKIDLEKDRQGYIASKFVFIARIMNLSLSKYSNFIGHFEQQSVELHIVRECPLKYYLTYAIAIDFPFLDELNDLLTRFQEAGITLKWKTDIQKLELVYYEPLNSNSSKGLKAYSLNDLWFAFVFLFVGYILSMIALMLEFIFKKFQK from the exons ATGATCCACAAGCCGTATCACTACACCCGAAACAACGGTTTGGATTTCATATGTTTTATCGTGCCGAAAGCCGAAACGTTGACAAGACTTCAAATACTGTGGATGACTTTCACCGTTGAAGTTTGGCTGTGCGTGGCTGTCACGTACGCGTTGATGACCAAGTCTTTTCAgatttttaacaaattgaatTTGTCTGGCGGACGGAAAATATCCGATCCGTTTATGACTAGCcttcag GTCGTTTTGGGCATGGGCGTTTGTAGTTTGCCAAAACATGTGGCCGGGCGTATATTTTTCGTATCTTGTTCAGTGGCTTGTTTCGTTatggtaattttatttcagGCATCAATGGTGACCAAGTTGAGCAAAGAAACCAGTCATAAAGAGATCGACACATTGGAGGAACTCGATAAGAGTGGAATGGAAATCCGAACTTCATTGCGTTATGTTCGGGATGCCTTGGCAATATATTCGACGACAAAATCTCTTGCGAATAAAATAGATTTAGAAAAAGATAGACAAGGTTATATAGcgtcaaaatttgtttttattgcaaGAATCATGAATTTGAGTCTCTCaaagtattcaaattttattgggCACTTTGAACAACAAAGTGTTGAATTGCACATAGTCAGg GAATGTCCACTGAAATATTACCTGACTTATGCAATTGCAATTGACTTTCCATTTTTGGACGAGTTAAATGATCTTCTTACACGTTTTCAAGAAGCCGGAATTACCCTCAAGTGGAAAACAGATATTCAAAAGTTAGAACTAGTTTATTATGAGCCACTAAATTCCAACTCATCAAAAGGCTTAAAAGCGTATTCATTGAATGATTTATGGTTtgcttttgtttttttgttcgtTGGCTACATATTGTCAATGATTGCGCTAATGttggaatttattttcaaaaaatttcaaaaataa